TGCTTTAGGCAGATACTTTGTAGAAATCTCGTTCAGCTTTGTGCTGGCAATCTTGGCCGGAGAGCCATCCACGAGGTCGACAGACCAGGCCGGATAGTAGACCGGGTTCTCAGGAGGAGCACTGAAGAAGTCAACGTAGCTGTTAAACCCGTATGCCTTCAGAACTTCCTTGTCGAACGGCTTCAAGCTTGCCTGATACTCTTCAGGCTGGTTGCTTGCCGAGGTGGCGTTACCGTCGCTAAAATAACCCTCCAGCTTCGGTGCGGTGGCGTAGAAAGCCTCTGCCTTGTTGGCGAGCTTCCAGGTAGCATCCTCAGCGTTATTACGCTGCTCTTGCGTTTTCATGAAGCGACCTTTCTCATTGACGTAGTAATCCTCGCCTTCAACACCCCAAGTAAGCAGCTTTTGCCATTTTTCATCCATTAGCTTATCGAGTACCTTGATTATTTTTACCGGGTCCTTGGCGTTAACAGTAATACCATAACCATTGTTCAGATTAAGCGCCGGACGGTCCCGATAATAATCCTTGGTGCTGGAATCGTATACCAGCGGGAAGCCTACATATGTCCGTTCCAACTTCTTCTGCGTCTTCAGCGAATCCTCGGCTTTGCCAAAGTTCCAGTGTTGGTCAAACATCCCCAGTACGTTACCGTTAGACAACTTCGCCATGTACTGATCATAGTTCTGTGTGAACGTTTCCTTATCGAGCAAGCCTTGAGCATTGATTTCGTTCAGCTTCTGGTAGTACTTCTTGGCATAATCCTTATCAGCAAAAATTTCTGCTACACCATCGTTTACAACTACACCGCCATCGTTTGGATGACCAATCAAATGTTGTGGAGGATTCAGCAATCCCCAGTTTTTCCAGTCATAGTTCAGGACTTCAAAACCAATAGTTGGACTGCCATCAATCGTTGGATATTTCGTTTTGTACTTCGCAATCAGATCGAAGTATTCGTCCAGTGTCTTAGGAGCCGGATAGTTGAACTCCTTGAGAACGGCCTTTTGAATCCAGAAGGCAGGACCACTGTAATAGGTATCGGCAACTTCACCGTTATAGGCGCCGTAGTTTGGCAAATAGTAAATATGTCCGTCATTAGGGTCCTTCATCTGATTCCAATACTTTTCATAGTGTTTCTTCAAATTAGGCGCGTGTTTCTCGATCAGATCCTCCAGCGGGATGACCGCTCCGGCGGCCGTCAGCTTCGTGTCCGCCGAGATCAAGTCCGGGTAATCCCCGCCAGCAATCATAACGCCGAGCTTCTGGTTCTTGTCGCCCGCAAGAAATTCAAATTTGAAAGTGACGCCAAGCTCATCCTCTATCTTTTTATAAATCTTGTTGTCCGCTGTCGGCTGCTGCCCAGCCTCATTCAAGAACATCGAGATTTCAATAGGATTCGCCGCACCAACTTCCCCACTGCTGGCATTGTTCGCTGCGGAATTTCCAGCGTTTGCATCCTTGCTGTTGCCGCCGATTGAGCAACCGGATAGAACAACGCTCAGTGACAAAAGTGCGGCCGCTCCGATGTAGAGCAACGATTTTTTTCTGTCCCCCATAAGGCACCTCCGAAAAGTTTTGTTACACTAGGAATGAAAGCCCTTTCACTTAATTGTTTTTAGTGTAAATTTATATCTGGTTGGAAACTATATTCGAATTAAAGCTTTTCCCGTGAAAAGCTTTGATTTTCTTATATTCGTTTGGTGACATACCCAAGCGCTTCTCAAATTGCTTCAAGAAATGGTTATAGCTGGTGTACCCAAC
This DNA window, taken from Paenibacillus kribbensis, encodes the following:
- a CDS encoding ABC transporter substrate-binding protein — encoded protein: MGDRKKSLLYIGAAALLSLSVVLSGCSIGGNSKDANAGNSAANNASSGEVGAANPIEISMFLNEAGQQPTADNKIYKKIEDELGVTFKFEFLAGDKNQKLGVMIAGGDYPDLISADTKLTAAGAVIPLEDLIEKHAPNLKKHYEKYWNQMKDPNDGHIYYLPNYGAYNGEVADTYYSGPAFWIQKAVLKEFNYPAPKTLDEYFDLIAKYKTKYPTIDGSPTIGFEVLNYDWKNWGLLNPPQHLIGHPNDGGVVVNDGVAEIFADKDYAKKYYQKLNEINAQGLLDKETFTQNYDQYMAKLSNGNVLGMFDQHWNFGKAEDSLKTQKKLERTYVGFPLVYDSSTKDYYRDRPALNLNNGYGITVNAKDPVKIIKVLDKLMDEKWQKLLTWGVEGEDYYVNEKGRFMKTQEQRNNAEDATWKLANKAEAFYATAPKLEGYFSDGNATSASNQPEEYQASLKPFDKEVLKAYGFNSYVDFFSAPPENPVYYPAWSVDLVDGSPAKIASTKLNEISTKYLPKAILSNPSDFDSVWNEYTSEIHRLDIKGYEDKINEVLKWRIDNWTTK